The genomic interval TGCTTTGCAACTGGCTTGCTTAGCTTTGATTGAAGCTGGCGACGAAGTGCTGATGCCGGACCCGAGCTACCCCTGCAACCGCCACTTTGTGAGCGCCGCAGAAGGACGTGCGGTGTTGGTGCCAACCACCGCAGCTGAGCGCTTTCAACTCAGCGCTGAACAAGTGCGTGCAAACTGGACTGCACAGACACGTGGTGTGTTACTGGCTTCACCGTCCAACCCCACAGGCACCTCGATTCATCCCGATGAGTTGCGCGCCATTCACAACGAGGTGTCGCAACGCGGCGGCACCACGCTGATTGACGAAATTTATTTGGGCCTCAGTTACGACGAACAGTTTGGCCAATCGGCGCTGGGGCTAGATGACCAAATCATCAGCATCAACAGCTTCAGCAAATACTTCAACATGACGGGCTGGCGTTTGGGCTGGTTGGTGGTGCCTGATGCGCTCGTGCCCGTGGTGGAGCGCTTGGCACAAAACTTGTTCATTTGTGCCAGCACCGTGGCCCAACACGCCGCACTCGCTTGCTTTGAAGCTGAGAGCATGGCCGAGTACGAACGACGTCGTGCTGAGTTCAAAGCCCGCCGTGACTACTTTGTGCCCGCGCTCAATGCACTAGGCCTGAACGTGCCCGTCATGCCCGATGGCGCGTTTTACGCATGGGCCGATTGCACACAAGCCGCCAACAAACTGGGCGTCAAAGGCAGCTGGGACTTTGCGTTTGAAGTGATGAATAAAGCCAACCTCGCCATCACCCCTGGTCGCGACTTTGGCCATGCCAACACGTCTCGCTTTGTACGTTTCTCCACCGCCCGCTCGCTGCCTGAGTTACAAGCTGCGATTGGGCGTTTACAAAAAATTCTGGGCTAAACCATGAGCACCGTTTTTGAACACCCCATTCGGGTGTATTGGGAAGACACAGATGCCGGTGGCATTGTGTTTTATGCCAACTACCTCAAGTTCTTCGAGCGCGCACGCACCGAGTGGCTGCGCGCGCTTGGCATTGGCCAACACGCGCTGCGCGAGGAAACCGGCGGCATGTTTGTGGTGAGTGAAACCACCATCAAATACCACCGTCCCGCCAAGCTCGACGACCAACTGCGCGTCACCGCCACCTTGGCCGAAGGTGGTCGAGCCAGCCTCGTCATTGCCCAACAAGCATGGCTGGGCGAAACTTTACTTTGCGAAGGCACCATCCGTATCGGCTGGGTCGATGCTGCCGCCATGAAGCCTGCGAGAATCCCCTCTTCTGTATTGGAACGCCTGACATGACACAAGACTTTTCCATCGTTCATTTGTTGCTCAACGCCAGTTGGGTTGTACAAGTTGTGGTGCTGATGCTGATGGGCGTCTCCATCGTGAGTTGGGCCGCCATCTTTCGCAAGATCGGCTCGATCAAACGCATCAAAGAACTCAACGACGAGTTCGAGCGCGACTTTTGGTCGGGCACCAGCTTGAACGAACTGTTTGCTGCGGCTGCTCAAAACGCCAAAACCTCTGGCCCCATGGAACGCATCTTCGCCAGCGGCATGCGCGAGTACCAAAAACTCCGCGAACGCCGCATCAACGACAGCAGCGCTTTGATGGACGGCGCACGCCGCGCCATGCGCGCCAGCTACCAACGTGAGATGGATGCCATTGAATCCAACTTGTCGATGCTGGCCTCTGTGGGCTCGGTGTCTCCCTATGTCGGCTTGTTCGGCACGGTGTGGGGCATCATGCACGCCTTCACAGGTTTGGCTGGTATGCAGCAAGTGACCTTGGCCAAAGTGGCCCCCGGCATTGCCGAAGCACTGGTGGCCACGGCCATTGGTTTGTTTGCTGCGATTCCTGCTGTATTGGCCTACAACCGCTTCTCACGCGACATTGACCGCGTGTCCATCAAGTTGGAAACCTTCATCGAAGAGTTCAGCAACATCTTGCAGCGCAACAGCGCCAGCACGATGACCCACTAAACCGAAAGACGCAGCATGGCTTCTATCGCCCCTCGCTCAGGACGCGGCCGCCGCGCCATGAACGACATCAACATGGTGCCGTTCATTGACGTGATGTTGGTCTTGCTCATCATCTTCATGGTGACCGCACCGCTCATCTCGCCCAGCGTGATTGATTTGCCCAGCGTGGGCAAAGCCGCCACCGTGCCTGACCAAGTGATTCACGTCGAAATCAGCAAAGAAGAACGCATCACCGTCAAAAGCACGGGCACAGTGAACAAGTCGGTCAGCTCTACCCTCAAAGGCTTGGCCCGCGATGTGCAAGAGCTGCAAGGTGAAACTTCACAAGGCCCCGTGGTCATCACTGCTGACCGCACCATCAAATACGAAACCGTGGTCAAGGCCATGGACACGCTGCAACGCGCAGGCGTGCAGCGCGTGGGCCTGTCGGTTCAGTTGGTGGATTGATTTTTGAACCATGAGCGCATTGCCCAAGCATCTTGAATTCGCACCGCCGCCACCGGAGGGCACGGGCCGCTCAGTGGGCGCAGCCTTGGTCGTTCATGCCTTGCTGATCGTCGCACTCACGGCAGGCATTCAGTGGAAACAAGACAACAGTTTGTCGGTGGAGGCCGAGTTGTGGTCCGCCGTGCCCATGGCGGCTGCGCCTAAGCTGGTGGAGGTCGACGCACCGCCCCCGCCGCCTGCGCCCAAACCTGAACCCGCGCCAAAACCTGTGGTGAAAGCCCCTGAGCCACCGGCTCCCAACCGTGATGCTGAAATTGCATTGGCGAAAAAACGAAAAGTCGAAGAAGAGAAAAAACTTCAAGATGCCGTGCGTGCCGAAGAGCGCCGCAAAGAAGAGCTGAAAAAAGAAGTCGAGAAAAAAGCCAAGGCCAAGCTCGACGAAGACAAGCGCAAACTAGAAGCCAAGAAAGAAGAAGAGCGCAAGGACAAAGAGCGTCAAGAGAAGGAAAAAGAAAAAGAGCGAGCCGAGAAAGAACGTAAAGAAAAAGAAGCGAAGAAGCAAGCTGAACAAAAAGACAGCAAGGCTTCGGCTGAAGAAGCCAAAAAGCTAGAAGCCATCCGCAAAGAAAACATGAAGCGCATCGCAGGTCTGGCGGGCGCCAGCGGTAGCGAAAACGCCACGGGCACAGCCATGAAGTCCTCAGGCCCGTCTGACAGCTACGGCGGTCGCATCCGCGCACGCGTCAAACCCAACATCACGTTTGACCCCAGCTCTGTGTCAGGCAACGCCGCGGCAGAAGTGGAAGTGCGCTGCGCACCGGACGGCACCATCGTGAGCCGCAAGCTCACCAAGTCCAGCGGTAATTCAGCTTGGGACAACGCGGTGCTCAAAGCCATCGACAAGACCGAAATCTTGCCGCGCGACACCGATGGCCGTGTGCACTCGCCACTGTTGCTGGTCTTCCGTCCTAACGACTAAACCACACACGGATAAATTGGTTTGTTAGAACGCTCCTTGACTGTTGACGTCCTCAAAGTGGTCGCTGCACAACTGATTGTGTGGCATCACTTTTCGGCCTACGGCCCGATGGCCGACACCATGAACCTGGCTTGGCCAGCGTTGATGGAATGGCTGTACCGCTACGCACGCATAGCCGTGCAAGTGTTCTTGGTGGTCGGCGGTTATTTGGCGGCGCAATCGGTGATGAACAAGCCCATCAAGCACCCTGTCGTCAGCATCGTGAAGCGCTACCTGCGTCTGGTGCCGTTCTATATTTTGGCGTTGGCACTGATCAGCTTGGCCGTGGCTGTGTCGCGCGAGACCATCCATGCCAACTGGTTACCCAACGAGCCCGCCGCTTGGCAATTTTTAGCCCATGCCTTCTTAGCCCACGACTTGCTTGGTTTTGAAGCACTCTCCAGCGGCGCTTGGTATGTGGCGGTAGATTTCCAGCTTTATGCCTCC from Limnohabitans curvus carries:
- a CDS encoding pyridoxal phosphate-dependent aminotransferase, with amino-acid sequence MKIAQRAQRIEPFYVMEVAKAAAERAALVAHTDAPMIFLNIGEPDFTAPPLVQEAAARAVHDGVTQYTPALGIPELRERISAWYSTRFGVNVPARRIVITAGASAALQLACLALIEAGDEVLMPDPSYPCNRHFVSAAEGRAVLVPTTAAERFQLSAEQVRANWTAQTRGVLLASPSNPTGTSIHPDELRAIHNEVSQRGGTTLIDEIYLGLSYDEQFGQSALGLDDQIISINSFSKYFNMTGWRLGWLVVPDALVPVVERLAQNLFICASTVAQHAALACFEAESMAEYERRRAEFKARRDYFVPALNALGLNVPVMPDGAFYAWADCTQAANKLGVKGSWDFAFEVMNKANLAITPGRDFGHANTSRFVRFSTARSLPELQAAIGRLQKILG
- the ybgC gene encoding tol-pal system-associated acyl-CoA thioesterase gives rise to the protein MSTVFEHPIRVYWEDTDAGGIVFYANYLKFFERARTEWLRALGIGQHALREETGGMFVVSETTIKYHRPAKLDDQLRVTATLAEGGRASLVIAQQAWLGETLLCEGTIRIGWVDAAAMKPARIPSSVLERLT
- the tolQ gene encoding protein TolQ; the encoded protein is MTQDFSIVHLLLNASWVVQVVVLMLMGVSIVSWAAIFRKIGSIKRIKELNDEFERDFWSGTSLNELFAAAAQNAKTSGPMERIFASGMREYQKLRERRINDSSALMDGARRAMRASYQREMDAIESNLSMLASVGSVSPYVGLFGTVWGIMHAFTGLAGMQQVTLAKVAPGIAEALVATAIGLFAAIPAVLAYNRFSRDIDRVSIKLETFIEEFSNILQRNSASTMTH
- a CDS encoding biopolymer transporter ExbD; the encoded protein is MASIAPRSGRGRRAMNDINMVPFIDVMLVLLIIFMVTAPLISPSVIDLPSVGKAATVPDQVIHVEISKEERITVKSTGTVNKSVSSTLKGLARDVQELQGETSQGPVVITADRTIKYETVVKAMDTLQRAGVQRVGLSVQLVD
- the tolA gene encoding cell envelope integrity protein TolA → MSALPKHLEFAPPPPEGTGRSVGAALVVHALLIVALTAGIQWKQDNSLSVEAELWSAVPMAAAPKLVEVDAPPPPPAPKPEPAPKPVVKAPEPPAPNRDAEIALAKKRKVEEEKKLQDAVRAEERRKEELKKEVEKKAKAKLDEDKRKLEAKKEEERKDKERQEKEKEKERAEKERKEKEAKKQAEQKDSKASAEEAKKLEAIRKENMKRIAGLAGASGSENATGTAMKSSGPSDSYGGRIRARVKPNITFDPSSVSGNAAAEVEVRCAPDGTIVSRKLTKSSGNSAWDNAVLKAIDKTEILPRDTDGRVHSPLLLVFRPND